A single genomic interval of Vairimorpha necatrix chromosome 5, complete sequence harbors:
- a CDS encoding retrovirus-related pol polyprotein from transposon Pr125pol, producing the protein MENPNKTFDMATTTNNVGCFTGEAGEDVNVWLRDIMLVGEVSKWTNDQFKAALVSKLRGKALSWASQTLGGKMETVSLEEILHLIKKRFGSYKNNDITLSRFLSIMVPETREDYSQMLQEATVIYERSLINLDALCQMVINKSPMEIKALLYQTATTVQTWQGFIQKAEEISWIPYPDKMLARTKLHDNAGRGPHTNFYKEKGFKRNITHEKLPRHTNKRCTLHGECNHSTRDCKALTIILNRERNNLKRKNINAVEEYESDEKDHDNKEIEFYLHHIQNSFNPFFVESRLFNKNTKVLLDTGADVSVINYNDIPQEERNKIIRYNGVVKGIGNEILKIEGYLKDCIIEINGKGVIFSPLIIKDIKYVIIGANVICDNRKLILDILNAPKYRINQMSNSACDLEENKILKEYEDVFKTEISDYNLCTAGSHRIQTNSTKIICQRNGRIPVSQEEAVNEEINKLLELGILRESRSPWCSRILMVPKPDKTWRMCVDYRGLNSITVKDAYMTPRIDEIFDSLSTATIFTILDATSGFHQIPLQEEDKEKTAFSYRGKLYEFNRMPFGLCNAPATFQRAMDNIFRKENHNFVIPYLDDIIIYSRNKEEHKKHVRIVLGKIRAANLSLNKKKCKFFRSEIKILGNVIGNGIIKVDETRIKDIQAYPIPTTIKELRSFLGMANYCRDFVTKMAEITGPLYDVLKGEKQTSGKKIKLTDKQLDTFKTVKKVLSQNTIRTQPNFKAPFILVTDASETGIGAVLLQKNKTGAEKMIAAFSKRLDNCQKNYSVTDKELLGLVKGIEHFRHYLLGSKFTLRTDHKALIYLWTVKDPTSRILRWALKLAEYDFELEYIKGEHNIADGFSRFHQECETCNIDLHQLSNNNINDILEEYHKISGHGTSNTMKFMISQAHKWKTMHQDISKFVSNCKTCLRSGYQRVKTKNKVILSERPNQLWEFDLLGKLSDNSGSGYIFVAIDHYSKWIETKILRSKKSCEIYKAIEELIISKHGIPERILTDNGLEFDNSVVQALGSKYNISWEFCSPYHHQTTGAVERRKVVKEATLAVNLSFNRSIGTSPYILKYGQQITTAIDERIGVTPKTYTKQELLRKRDLNFKKYSKYIVKGKKDIKQKFKIGEDVLVYRDYPGSGKLEAKWSPGYIIVKILSEDAFLVKRKNSAGVLRVNISHIKKDTSKTD; encoded by the exons GAAAGCATTATCATGGGCTTCCCAGACATTAGGCGGGAAAATGGAGACAGTCAGCTTAGAGGAAATACttcatttaataaagaaaagattTGGATCGTATAAGAACAACGATATAACACTAAGCAGGTTCCTCTCAATAATGGTCCCGGAAACGAGAGAAGATTACTCGCAGATGCTACAGGAAGCTACTGTAATATATGAGAGATctcttataaatttggaCGCTTTGTGCCAAATggtaattaataaatcacCAATGGAGATAAAAGCTCTGTTATACCAGACCGCAACTACAGTCCAGACGTGGCAAGGATTTATACAAAAGGCGGAGGAGATATCGTGGATTCCATATCCCGATAAGATGTTAGCTAGGACTAAGCTACACGACAACGCGGGCAGAGGGCCCCACactaatttttacaaagaaaaaggatttaaaagaaacataACCCATGAAAAACTACCGCGGCATACTAATAAACGGTGCACACTCCACGGGGAATGTAACCATTCCACAAGAGACTGCAAAGCACTTACCATAATACTCAATAGAGAAAGAAACAACTTgaagagaaaaaatataaatgccGTTGAAGAATACGAAAGTGACGAGAAAGATCATgacaataaagaaattgaattCTATTTACATCATATACAAAATAGTTTTAACCCATTTTTTGTGGAAAGCCGTctctttaataaaaatacgaAAGTACTACTAGACACTGGGGCCGATGTTTCGGTCATAAATTACAATGATATTCCACAAGAAGAACGTAATAAGATTATTAGATATAATGGCGTAGTAAAAGGTATAggaaatgaaatattaaaaatagaaggCTATTTAAAAGACTGTATAATCGAAATCAATGGAAAAGGTGTGATCTTCTCACCCTTAATAATCAAAGacataaaatatgttataATAGGAGCAAATGTAATATGCGACAATAGAAAACTGATTTTAGATATTCTAAATGCACCAAAATATAGAATCAACCAAATGTCGAATTCCGCATGTGATTTAGAAGAgaacaaaattttgaaagaGTACGAGGACGTCTTCAAAACAGAAATAAGCGACTATAACCTCTGCACTGCAGGTAGTCATCGTATACAGACGAACAGTACGAAGATAATTTGCCAAAGGAACGGAAGAATACCAGTATCACAAGAAGAAGCCGTAAATGAAGAAATCAACAAACTCCTAGAACTTGGAATTTTAAGGGAAAGCAGAAGTCCCTGGTGTAGCAGAATACTGATGGTACCGAAGCCTGACAAAACATGGAGAATGTGCGTAGACTATAGAGGTCTGAATAGCATAACAGTAAAGGACGCATACATGACACCTAGAATCGACGAGATTTTTGACAGTCTATCAACTGCAactatttttacaatactGGACGCGACTAGTGGATTCCATCAAATTCCTTTACAAGAAGAAGACAAGGAAAAGACAGCATTTTCGTATAGGGGGAAATTATACGAATTTAATCGTATGCCGTTCGGACTATGTAACGCCCCAGCAACATTTCAAAGGGCAATGGACAATATATTCAGGAAAGAAAACCATAATTTTGTGATCCCATACTTAGacgatattataatatattcaaGGAACAAGGAAGAACATAAGAAACATGTGAGAATAGTATTGGGAAAAATAAGAGCGGCAAATCTATCGCTTAATAAGAAAAAGTGTAAATTCTTTAGATCGGAAATAAAGATCTTGGGGAACGTCATTGGAAACGGAATCATAAAGGTAGACGAAACGCGCATTAAGGATATACAAGCGTACCCAATTCCTACCACCATAAAGGAATTAAGGAGTTTTCTAGGAATGGCCAACTATTGCAGGGATTTTGTGACAAAGATGGCAGAAATTACGGGACCCTTGTATGATGTACTTAAGGGCGAAAAACAGACATctggtaaaaaaattaaacttaCTGACAAACAGCTGGATACGTTTAAAACCGTTAAAAAAGTACTAAGCCAAAATACAATACGTACACAGCCAAATTTTAAAGCTCCATTCATTCTGGTTACTGACGCATCTGAAACGGGAATAGGAGCGGTGCTGCTGCAAAAGAACAAAACTGGAGCTGAAAAAATGATAGCCGCCTTTAGCAAAAGACTAGATAATTGTCAGAAGAATTATTCAGTTACCGATAAAGAACTTCTTGGCTTGGTTAAAGGAATAGAACATTTTAGACATTACCTTTTGGGAAGCAAATTTACGCTCAGAACGGACCACAAAGCCTTAATCTATCTATGGACAGTGAAGGATCCAACTAGTAGGATTCTCAGATGGGCACTCAAATTGGCGGAATACGACTTCGAATTGGAGTATATAAAAGGAGAGCATAACATTGCTGATGGCTTTAGTAGATTTCACCAAGAGTGTGAAACATGTAACATTGATTTACATCAGTTATCGAATAATAACATCAACGACATACTAGAGGAGTACCATAAAATATCAGGGCATGGGACATCAAATACCatgaaatttatgatttcaCAGGCACATAAGTGGAAAACAATGCACCAAGACATTTCGAAATTCGTAAGCAATTGCAAAACATGTCTTCGTTCGGGATATCAACGCGTGAAGACAAAGAACAAAGTAATACTTTCAGAAAGACCCAATCAGCTGTGGGAATTTGATCTGCTTGGAAAACTTTCGGACAACAGCGGAAGCGGATACATATTTGTAGCGATCGATCACTACTCTAAATGGATAGAAACCAAGATCTTACGAAGCAAAAAGAGCTGTGAAATATATAAGGCGATCGAAGAATTAATCATTAGTAAGCATGGGATACCCGAAAGAATCTTGACAGACAACGGCTTAGAGTTTGACAACAGCGTGGTACAAGCATTAGGTTCAAAGTATAATATATCATGGGAATTTTGTTCGCCATACCATCACCAGACTACAGGCGCGGTTGAGAGG AGGAAAGTTGTCAAAGAAGCTACATTGGCAGTAAATCTATCGTTTAACCGATCAATAGGAACATCGCCGTACATTCTAAAATACGGTCAGCAAATAACAACAGCCATAGATGAGAGAATAGGAGTTACCCCTAAGACCTATACGAAGCAAGAACTTTTACGGAAGAGGGActtaaactttaaaaaatacagcAAATACATCGTTAAAGggaaaaaagatataaagcaaaagtttaaaatagGAGAAGATGTTTTAGTTTACAGAGATTACCCAGGAAGTGGAAAGTTAGAAGCTAAATGGTCACCTGGTTATATTAttgtcaaaattttaagtgAAGACGCATTTCTGgtaaaaaggaaaaattcAGCAGGCGTATTGAGAGTTAACATAAGTCATATTAAGAAGGACACGTCGAAGACTGATTGA